A part of Armatimonadota bacterium genomic DNA contains:
- a CDS encoding formate dehydrogenase subunit alpha: MTNSIKEIRDANCILVIGSNTGEAHPVISYEVVRATRRGATLIVIDPRKISLTRHAALHLRPAQGTDHALYLGMLNAIVTRGWLDQEFVAARTEGFGALAAHLEAWTPEVAAAACGVPAGQIVEAARLYALGLRRTAAEGGQNAPPRGASTILYGMGITERSNGTELVKTLANLAMVTGQIGRPSTGVNPLRGQVNVQGGCDMGSLPNVYPGYQQAADPAVRAKFARAWALRQSKAGRDLTMPEAPGLTFIEMVRAAADGRIRAMYIMGENLMMTNPDATLMERAMRSLEFLVVQEIFLTETAQLAHVVLPAASFAEKSGTFTNTERRVQLARPFAPPPGEARPDWAILCEVGRRLGRRLRRPLRWDYGSAAEVMREVAALCPIFGGITHERLEAAGLQWPCPTPEHPGTLFLHAGQFSRGRGRFHVTSPARPFEPTDDAYPLVLSTGRILYHYNGGPMTRRAGPLDWREPRAYAQIHTEDAARAGVRDGQACLISSRRGSIRVQARVGDVVPVGMIYVPFHFREAAANLLTHADGLDAGAKTPEFKFAAVRLERLRAERSGAAGGSHPPPE, translated from the coding sequence ATGACCAACAGCATCAAGGAGATCCGTGACGCCAATTGCATCCTGGTCATAGGATCGAACACCGGCGAGGCGCACCCGGTCATCTCCTACGAGGTGGTCAGGGCGACGAGGCGCGGGGCGACGCTGATCGTGATTGATCCCAGGAAGATCAGCCTGACCCGCCACGCTGCGCTCCACCTGCGGCCGGCGCAGGGTACCGACCATGCGCTCTACCTGGGCATGCTGAACGCCATCGTGACCCGCGGATGGCTCGACCAGGAGTTTGTTGCCGCGCGCACCGAGGGATTCGGGGCGCTGGCCGCCCACCTCGAGGCCTGGACCCCGGAGGTCGCGGCCGCGGCGTGCGGCGTGCCCGCCGGGCAGATCGTCGAGGCAGCCCGGCTCTACGCGTTGGGGTTGCGCCGGACCGCGGCGGAGGGCGGCCAGAACGCGCCGCCGCGCGGGGCGTCTACCATTCTCTACGGGATGGGAATAACCGAGCGCTCCAACGGCACCGAACTTGTCAAGACGCTGGCGAACCTGGCCATGGTGACCGGGCAGATCGGCCGTCCCTCCACCGGGGTCAACCCGCTGCGGGGGCAGGTGAACGTGCAGGGCGGGTGCGACATGGGCTCGCTGCCCAACGTCTATCCTGGATACCAGCAGGCCGCCGACCCTGCGGTGCGCGCCAAGTTCGCGCGGGCCTGGGCGCTGCGGCAGTCCAAGGCCGGCCGGGATCTGACCATGCCCGAGGCGCCCGGACTAACCTTCATCGAGATGGTCCGGGCCGCGGCCGATGGGCGGATCCGGGCGATGTACATCATGGGCGAGAACCTCATGATGACCAACCCCGACGCGACCCTGATGGAGCGGGCGATGCGCTCGCTCGAGTTCCTGGTGGTCCAGGAGATCTTCCTGACCGAGACCGCCCAGCTGGCGCACGTCGTGCTGCCAGCGGCCTCGTTTGCGGAGAAGAGCGGTACCTTCACGAACACCGAACGGCGCGTGCAACTCGCCCGCCCCTTTGCCCCTCCGCCTGGTGAGGCACGGCCCGACTGGGCAATCCTCTGCGAGGTGGGCCGCCGTCTGGGCCGGCGGCTCCGCCGCCCCCTGCGCTGGGACTACGGTTCGGCGGCCGAGGTCATGCGCGAGGTCGCCGCGTTGTGCCCGATCTTCGGTGGCATCACCCACGAGCGGCTGGAGGCCGCGGGGCTGCAGTGGCCGTGCCCGACCCCTGAGCACCCTGGGACGCTCTTCCTGCACGCGGGGCAGTTCTCGCGGGGCAGGGGGCGGTTCCACGTGACGTCCCCGGCACGCCCGTTCGAACCCACCGATGACGCCTACCCGCTGGTGCTTTCCACCGGCCGAATCCTGTACCATTACAACGGCGGACCCATGACGCGGCGGGCCGGGCCCCTGGACTGGCGCGAGCCGAGGGCCTACGCACAGATCCACACCGAGGATGCCGCGCGCGCCGGCGTGCGCGACGGCCAGGCGTGTTTGATAAGCAGCAGGCGCGGCAGCATCCGCGTCCAGGCCCGGGTGGGAGATGTTGTCCCTGTGGGGATGATCTACGTGCCGTTCCATTTCCGCGAGGCCGCGGCCAACCTGCTCACCCATGCCGACGGGCTGGACGCCGGTGCCAAGACACCTGAGTTCAAGTTCGCGGCGGTGCGCCTCGAACGGCTGCGGGCCGAGCGTTCGGGCGCTGCCGGGGGGTCGCATCCGCCGCCGGAGTAG
- a CDS encoding HAMP domain-containing protein translates to MRLHLKISLWTVAILVVVGGISVYALYAFQRRASIQQFEIMAHTLKTTILNSLEITMVRNNQEEMREIIRLIKREDMIRDVTIYSREGRVWASSGVRTEVPAREADALQRAAGGQTHLTVEDQGAGEIAVLTPVFNKPACHACHAADPPVLGVISVSLWTEPIAGQLRSSAQLLAGFVAFTFLLALGTLSLLLGRLVLDPLAAMVTAVRQVAGGQYSARVAVRGRDELGVLAGSVNEMAERIDHYTAALNTQIGDLTERLASLGICGRALTGASDLSAAMGDMTRGLRDVLRADLAAVYLHDDRLLRLTCRSGEGHLPDRVLFGEGAVGGAAALRRLVQLPGTEHGATLAAPLLIKDSLLGVLLVARQPTWPFVEADVSLMATLSNQLAITMENVRLFEEVRAKEAHRGELLSKLITAHEDERRRIARELHDEVSQSLTGLLMGITAAESLRDPAAVRQRMDALYASTEATLEEVRKLIYDLRPTALDDLGLVSAVRAHARDLLETAGVALSFDASGFGHRRLSAAVETTVFRVAQEAITNVARHARARSVAVRLALKGGMLTLIVEDDGVGFDLAGAVGRPPDRRMGILGMQERAALIGGELHIDSKREHGTRVELTARIREGEA, encoded by the coding sequence ATGCGGCTTCACCTTAAGATCTCCCTATGGACCGTTGCCATTCTCGTGGTGGTGGGCGGGATCTCGGTCTATGCCCTCTACGCCTTCCAGCGCCGCGCCTCGATCCAGCAGTTCGAGATCATGGCGCACACGCTCAAGACGACCATCCTCAACAGTCTAGAGATCACGATGGTGCGCAACAACCAGGAAGAGATGCGCGAGATCATCCGCCTGATTAAGCGCGAGGACATGATCCGTGATGTGACCATCTACTCGCGAGAAGGCCGCGTGTGGGCCTCGTCGGGAGTTCGGACCGAGGTGCCTGCGCGGGAGGCAGACGCGCTCCAGAGGGCGGCCGGCGGCCAGACACACCTTACCGTGGAGGACCAGGGCGCGGGCGAGATAGCGGTACTGACGCCGGTGTTCAACAAGCCGGCGTGCCACGCCTGCCATGCCGCCGATCCACCGGTCCTGGGTGTGATTAGCGTCTCCCTCTGGACGGAGCCCATCGCCGGCCAACTACGAAGCAGCGCTCAACTGCTGGCCGGATTTGTGGCCTTCACCTTTCTGCTGGCACTGGGTACCCTGAGCCTGCTTTTGGGCAGGCTCGTGCTGGACCCACTGGCGGCCATGGTCACCGCGGTGCGGCAGGTAGCGGGCGGACAGTACAGCGCCCGCGTTGCGGTGCGGGGGCGGGATGAGCTCGGTGTGCTTGCCGGATCGGTGAACGAGATGGCGGAGCGCATAGACCATTACACCGCGGCCCTGAACACGCAGATCGGCGACCTAACCGAGCGGCTGGCAAGTCTGGGGATCTGCGGACGCGCCCTGACCGGTGCTTCGGACCTCTCGGCGGCCATGGGCGACATGACGCGGGGCCTGCGGGACGTGCTGCGGGCCGACCTGGCCGCGGTGTACCTGCACGACGACCGCCTCCTCCGACTGACCTGCCGGTCCGGCGAAGGCCACCTGCCGGACCGGGTGCTGTTCGGAGAGGGTGCGGTAGGAGGCGCCGCGGCGCTGCGCCGGTTGGTGCAGCTGCCCGGTACCGAGCACGGCGCCACCCTCGCCGCCCCGCTGCTCATCAAGGACAGCCTGCTCGGTGTCCTCTTGGTCGCGCGCCAGCCCACGTGGCCGTTCGTCGAGGCGGATGTGAGCCTGATGGCCACCCTGTCCAACCAGCTCGCGATCACCATGGAGAACGTGCGGCTCTTCGAAGAGGTGCGCGCCAAGGAAGCGCACAGGGGAGAACTGCTGAGCAAGTTGATAACGGCCCACGAGGACGAGCGCCGCAGGATAGCCCGCGAGCTCCACGACGAGGTGAGCCAGTCGCTGACCGGCCTGTTGATGGGCATCACGGCGGCCGAGAGTCTCCGGGATCCTGCCGCCGTGCGGCAGCGCATGGACGCGCTCTACGCCTCCACAGAGGCCACCCTTGAGGAGGTTCGGAAGCTCATCTACGATCTGCGCCCGACCGCCCTCGACGACCTGGGCCTGGTCTCGGCGGTCCGCGCCCATGCCCGCGATCTTCTGGAGACCGCGGGCGTGGCCCTGTCGTTCGACGCCTCCGGGTTTGGCCACCGCCGCCTGAGCGCCGCGGTAGAGACCACCGTGTTCCGCGTGGCCCAAGAGGCGATCACCAACGTCGCCCGCCACGCACGGGCGCGTTCGGTTGCGGTGCGATTGGCGCTGAAGGGCGGGATGCTCACGCTGATTGTCGAAGATGACGGCGTGGGTTTTGACCTGGCCGGAGCCGTGGGCCGCCCGCCGGACCGCAGGATGGGTATCCTAGGCATGCAGGAGCGGGCCGCACTGATCGGAGGCGAATTGCACATTGACTCCAAGCGGGAGCACGGGACCCGCGTGGAGCTCACCGCGCGGATACGGGAGGGCGAGGCATGA
- a CDS encoding response regulator transcription factor, which produces MTAERVRVLIVDDHALVREGIKSLLQDVPEIEVIGEAGDGFAAIEEARRLRPDVVLMDIAMPRMTGVEATRHIREEMSEVQVVALTIHDNEEYLFQMLRAGAAGYVLKKAHPSEMLTAIEAAMRQETYLTPAMAKGLVSDYLRRVRTGEEQIVYRDLTDREREVLKLIAEGYTNPEIAKLLHISVKTVQAHRGHIMEKLDLHRPAALIMYAIRKGLVETDG; this is translated from the coding sequence ATGACGGCTGAGCGGGTGCGGGTGCTGATCGTTGACGACCACGCGCTGGTGCGTGAGGGCATCAAGTCGTTGCTGCAGGATGTCCCGGAGATCGAGGTGATAGGTGAAGCCGGGGACGGGTTCGCGGCGATCGAGGAGGCGCGCCGGCTTCGGCCGGACGTCGTGCTGATGGACATCGCCATGCCGCGGATGACCGGGGTGGAGGCCACCAGGCACATTCGGGAAGAGATGTCTGAGGTGCAGGTCGTGGCGTTGACGATTCACGACAACGAGGAGTACCTCTTTCAGATGCTGCGGGCGGGCGCGGCCGGCTACGTGCTCAAGAAGGCGCATCCATCGGAGATGCTCACGGCGATCGAGGCGGCCATGCGTCAGGAGACCTATCTGACGCCGGCGATGGCGAAGGGCCTGGTGTCGGATTACCTGCGGCGCGTCCGCACCGGTGAGGAGCAGATTGTCTACCGCGACCTCACCGACCGTGAGCGCGAGGTGCTCAAGCTCATCGCCGAGGGATACACCAACCCCGAGATAGCCAAACTACTGCACATTAGCGTCAAGACAGTGCAGGCGCACCGCGGGCACATCATGGAGAAGCTCGACCTGCACCGCCCGGCTGCGCTCATCATGTACGCGATCCGCAAGGGGTTGGTCGAGACGGACGGCTAG
- a CDS encoding fumarate hydratase, translating to MRTIAYQDVADAARRLCIDANVHLGEDVLGLLRSAREREPSTLGRRVLEEILENNRIAAAETVPICQDTGTAFVFVELGDEVRINGGGLRDAVDEGVRRGYTEGYLRKSMVSDPLRRRNTGDNSPAVVHVELVPGDRVRMILLPKGGGAENMSRMTMLTPADGEGGVRAFVIETVERAGPNACPPVVVGVGIGGTFDTVGFLAKRALIREAGERHPDPFYARMEEDLLAAINALGVGPMGYGGETTALDVRIEVYPCHIVSLPVAVNLQCHAARVARAEL from the coding sequence ATGCGGACAATCGCTTATCAGGACGTCGCAGATGCCGCGAGGCGACTGTGCATTGATGCCAACGTCCACCTGGGAGAGGACGTGCTCGGGCTGCTTCGCTCCGCCCGAGAGAGGGAACCCTCGACGCTCGGCCGGCGCGTGCTCGAAGAGATCCTGGAGAACAACCGGATAGCCGCAGCAGAGACCGTGCCCATATGCCAGGACACCGGGACGGCCTTCGTGTTCGTGGAGCTGGGCGACGAAGTCCGCATCAACGGCGGAGGGCTGCGCGACGCCGTGGACGAGGGCGTGCGCCGGGGATACACCGAGGGGTATCTGCGAAAGTCCATGGTGTCGGACCCGCTCCGGCGCCGGAACACCGGTGACAACTCGCCTGCCGTCGTGCACGTCGAGCTCGTACCCGGCGACCGCGTGCGCATGATCCTTCTGCCCAAGGGCGGCGGTGCGGAGAACATGAGCCGGATGACCATGCTGACCCCTGCCGACGGCGAGGGGGGCGTGCGGGCCTTCGTGATCGAGACCGTGGAGAGGGCCGGCCCCAACGCCTGCCCGCCCGTCGTTGTAGGTGTCGGGATCGGCGGGACCTTCGATACCGTCGGTTTCCTGGCCAAGCGGGCGCTGATCCGGGAGGCGGGAGAGCGCCACCCGGATCCCTTCTACGCCCGCATGGAGGAGGATCTCCTGGCGGCCATCAACGCGCTCGGCGTGGGTCCGATGGGGTACGGGGGCGAGACCACAGCGCTCGACGTGCGCATTGAGGTCTACCCATGCCACATCGTAAGTCTGCCGGTGGCGGTCAACCTGCAGTGTCACGCGGCGCGCGTGGCCCGCGCCGAACTCTGA
- a CDS encoding Fe-S-containing hydro-lyase: MDPKSLTTPWSDATVEGLRAGDLVLVSGVIYGARDAAHKRLVEALERGETLPADLRGQLVYYVGPTPARPGQVIGSAGPTTSTRMDTYAPTLLAQGLKGMIGKGYRSQPVLEAMRRHRAVYMAATGGAGALLARCFTRAEVVAYEDLGPEALFRFEVADFPVIVVNDAFGGDLYAEGKKAFSRATPG; encoded by the coding sequence ATGGACCCGAAAAGCCTGACGACGCCCTGGTCCGATGCGACCGTGGAAGGACTGCGCGCAGGGGATCTCGTCCTAGTAAGCGGCGTGATCTACGGGGCGAGGGACGCTGCGCACAAGCGCCTGGTAGAGGCACTTGAGCGTGGCGAAACGCTGCCCGCCGATCTGCGCGGCCAGCTTGTCTACTATGTTGGTCCGACACCGGCCAGGCCCGGCCAGGTGATCGGCTCGGCCGGGCCGACGACCAGTACGCGTATGGACACATATGCTCCCACGCTCCTGGCCCAGGGGCTGAAGGGAATGATCGGCAAGGGCTACCGTTCCCAGCCCGTGCTGGAAGCCATGCGGCGTCATCGAGCCGTCTACATGGCGGCGACCGGCGGAGCTGGAGCGCTTCTGGCGCGGTGCTTCACCCGCGCCGAGGTTGTAGCCTACGAGGACCTGGGCCCAGAAGCCCTCTTTCGGTTCGAGGTGGCCGACTTCCCCGTTATCGTCGTCAACGACGCCTTCGGGGGAGACCTGTACGCTGAGGGGAAGAAGGCCTTTAGCAGAGCCACCCCTGGATGA
- a CDS encoding hydrogenase maturation protease has translation MSGKDILVLGVGNDLLGDDAAGLLVAETLRGDGLSVRTSVRSGLALLDEVVGARRVLLVDSQATGGRPGTISEFSLEPSVVRSPSAHYVGYGEALAIGAAVGLELPEEIHVVAVERTPEVYLGADLSEPVRAALPALVERARNVIQGWLC, from the coding sequence ATGAGCGGCAAGGACATTCTCGTCCTGGGCGTCGGGAACGACCTGCTGGGTGACGACGCGGCGGGCCTGCTGGTTGCCGAAACCCTGCGGGGCGACGGCTTGTCGGTCCGGACCAGCGTGCGTTCCGGCCTGGCCCTCCTGGACGAGGTGGTGGGCGCCCGCCGCGTGCTGCTCGTGGACAGCCAGGCCACCGGCGGGCGGCCGGGGACGATATCCGAGTTCTCGCTGGAGCCGTCGGTGGTCCGCAGCCCATCGGCGCACTACGTGGGGTACGGCGAGGCCCTTGCCATAGGCGCCGCAGTGGGGCTGGAGCTGCCCGAGGAGATCCACGTTGTGGCGGTGGAGCGCACACCCGAAGTCTATCTCGGCGCGGACCTCTCCGAACCGGTGCGCGCTGCCCTGCCCGCCCTCGTAGAGCGGGCCAGGAACGTCATCCAGGGGTGGCTCTGCTAA
- a CDS encoding Ni/Fe hydrogenase subunit alpha, protein MTKKISQAAQQAWEAGKERADQAYSQRRRVVIDPITRLEGHGKIDIFLDEAGEVERAYFQVPELRGFETFSRGRPAEDMPQITSRICGVCPLAHHMASTKALDDLYKVEPPPAARKIRELDYSLFMVEDHALHFYFLGGPDFVVGPTAPKEQRNVLGVIAAVGIEIGKQVIAMRRELRDLETYLGGKTIHPVLGLPGGVAKGIAPGDLPRFREVAARSVEFAKFTLDVFRKVVLANPDYVRLITSDAYTHRTYYMGMVDANNKVNFYDGMIRVVDPSGREYAKFKPGDYLNYVAEHVEPWSYVKFCYLKPVGWKGFVEGPESGVYAVAPLARLNASDGMATPLAQQAYEEFYAALGGKPVHHTLANHWARVIELLYAAERLVELTDDPEITSTELRVLPTKQPSVGVGIVEAPRGTLIHHYETDDRGLIARANLIVATQNNAARIAMSVDSAAKGVIHKGVVDDGLLNMVEMAFRAYDPCHGCATHSLPGEMPLVASVYDSAGELVRQIRR, encoded by the coding sequence ATGACAAAGAAGATCTCTCAGGCCGCACAGCAGGCATGGGAAGCGGGCAAGGAGCGTGCGGACCAGGCCTACAGCCAGCGACGGCGGGTGGTGATTGACCCAATAACGCGCCTGGAAGGGCACGGCAAGATAGATATCTTCCTGGACGAGGCGGGAGAGGTTGAGCGCGCCTATTTCCAGGTGCCTGAGCTGCGCGGGTTTGAGACCTTCAGCCGGGGGCGTCCTGCCGAGGACATGCCCCAGATCACCTCCCGCATCTGCGGGGTCTGCCCGCTCGCACATCACATGGCGTCAACCAAGGCGCTGGACGACCTGTACAAGGTGGAACCACCGCCCGCGGCCAGGAAGATCCGCGAACTGGACTACTCGCTCTTCATGGTCGAGGACCACGCGCTGCACTTCTACTTCCTGGGCGGCCCGGACTTCGTGGTGGGACCCACCGCCCCCAAGGAGCAGCGCAACGTCCTGGGGGTCATTGCCGCCGTCGGGATCGAGATCGGCAAGCAGGTCATCGCGATGCGCCGTGAGCTCCGCGACCTGGAGACCTACCTGGGCGGCAAGACGATCCACCCTGTCCTGGGGTTGCCCGGTGGGGTAGCCAAGGGCATCGCCCCGGGAGATCTTCCACGCTTCCGGGAGGTGGCGGCCCGCTCGGTGGAGTTCGCCAAGTTCACGCTCGATGTCTTCCGCAAGGTGGTGCTGGCGAACCCCGACTACGTCCGCCTCATTACCTCGGATGCCTATACCCACCGGACCTACTACATGGGCATGGTGGACGCCAACAACAAGGTCAACTTCTACGACGGCATGATCCGCGTGGTGGACCCTTCTGGAAGGGAGTACGCCAAGTTCAAGCCCGGGGACTACCTGAACTACGTCGCGGAGCACGTTGAACCGTGGAGCTACGTCAAGTTCTGCTACCTGAAGCCGGTCGGATGGAAGGGCTTCGTTGAGGGCCCAGAAAGCGGCGTCTACGCCGTGGCTCCCCTGGCGCGCCTCAACGCCTCGGATGGGATGGCAACGCCCCTGGCACAGCAGGCCTACGAGGAGTTCTACGCCGCGCTGGGCGGCAAGCCGGTCCATCACACCCTGGCCAACCACTGGGCCCGGGTGATCGAGTTGCTGTACGCCGCCGAGCGTCTGGTGGAGCTGACCGATGATCCTGAGATCACGAGCACAGAGCTGCGCGTGCTGCCCACCAAGCAGCCCTCGGTCGGCGTGGGCATCGTTGAAGCACCCAGGGGCACGTTGATACACCACTACGAGACCGATGACCGGGGGCTCATCGCCCGGGCCAATCTCATCGTGGCCACACAGAACAACGCGGCGCGGATCGCCATGTCGGTGGACAGTGCCGCCAAGGGCGTCATCCACAAGGGCGTGGTGGACGACGGGCTCCTCAACATGGTCGAGATGGCCTTCCGGGCCTACGATCCCTGCCACGGGTGCGCCACGCACTCGCTGCCAGGGGAGATGCCGCTGGTTGCCTCGGTCTACGACAGCGCGGGGGAACTCGTGCGCCAGATCAGGCGATGA
- a CDS encoding disulfide reductase, protein MKAYSYYPGCSLEKMAASYHVSTMEVAQRLGVELKELEDWNCCGATAYFHVDELLAHTLSARNLAIAEKTGLDLVAPCSGCYKNMYFTNAHLKEDPDLAEHINYALQEDDLQFSGSIQVRHLIEVFVRDVGIDEIKKRVSSPLKGLRVAPYYGCQVVRPQKDREDVEHPRFFEDLLSAVGATPTDYPLKLRCCGGSLIVTNRRAALTMVRDLLQNAVDRGAQVIATVCPLCQLNLECYQRHVNREFGTNLSLPILYFTQLLGLAMGIPAKRLGIGTELVAPAFALAR, encoded by the coding sequence ATGAAGGCCTACAGCTACTACCCGGGTTGTTCCCTGGAAAAGATGGCGGCATCCTACCACGTCTCCACCATGGAGGTTGCGCAACGGCTGGGCGTGGAGCTCAAGGAGCTGGAGGACTGGAACTGCTGCGGCGCCACCGCGTACTTCCACGTTGACGAACTCCTTGCGCACACGCTGTCCGCGCGCAACCTGGCCATTGCCGAGAAGACCGGCCTGGACCTTGTGGCGCCCTGCAGCGGCTGCTACAAGAATATGTACTTCACCAACGCGCACCTGAAGGAAGACCCTGATCTGGCGGAGCACATCAACTACGCCCTGCAGGAAGACGACCTGCAGTTCTCAGGGAGCATCCAGGTGCGGCACCTGATAGAGGTCTTCGTGAGAGACGTGGGGATCGACGAGATCAAGAAGCGGGTCTCTAGCCCCCTGAAAGGCCTTCGCGTTGCGCCCTACTACGGCTGCCAGGTGGTCAGGCCGCAGAAGGACCGGGAGGACGTGGAGCATCCCCGGTTCTTCGAGGATCTGCTCTCCGCCGTAGGGGCGACCCCTACCGACTACCCGCTCAAGCTCCGGTGTTGCGGCGGTTCACTGATCGTGACCAACCGCAGGGCGGCGCTGACCATGGTACGCGACCTGCTCCAGAACGCCGTGGATCGCGGCGCTCAGGTGATCGCAACCGTCTGCCCGCTGTGCCAGCTCAACCTGGAATGCTACCAGCGGCACGTGAATCGCGAGTTCGGCACGAATCTATCCTTGCCGATCCTTTACTTCACGCAGTTGCTCGGGCTCGCGATGGGAATACCCGCGAAGCGGCTGGGCATAGGCACGGAGTTGGTAGCACCTGCATTTGCGCTTGCGCGATAG
- a CDS encoding response regulator produces MSQETRLLIVDDDPDFVEGIKSILESAGYLVDAAYNPRTGLEALKTKPYDLLLLDIMMGRGAEGIMVARKLRKDPVLSQIPVLIITGLREQIAFLFPGQPLHPHLLPVDELVEKPVEPKLLLDKVSALLELAAKRKAPK; encoded by the coding sequence ATGAGCCAAGAGACACGACTGCTGATAGTAGACGATGATCCCGACTTCGTGGAGGGGATCAAGTCCATTCTGGAATCCGCGGGCTACTTGGTTGACGCCGCCTACAATCCTCGGACCGGACTGGAGGCGCTCAAGACCAAACCCTACGACCTGTTGCTGCTGGACATCATGATGGGGCGAGGCGCAGAGGGGATCATGGTGGCACGCAAGTTGAGGAAGGACCCCGTCCTGAGCCAGATCCCGGTACTGATAATCACGGGGCTGCGCGAACAGATCGCCTTCCTGTTCCCGGGCCAGCCCCTCCATCCTCACCTCCTTCCGGTGGACGAGTTGGTGGAGAAACCGGTGGAGCCCAAGCTTCTCCTGGACAAGGTGAGCGCCTTACTCGAACTGGCGGCAAAGCGCAAGGCACCGAAGTAG
- a CDS encoding hybrid sensor histidine kinase/response regulator, whose protein sequence is MEIKPRILIIDDEEIVLDSCSRILEGSGYATRTAADGSVGLRQVAEFQPDLVFVDLKMPGISGFEVLERIRALDPSIVAIVITGYATLASAVEAMQKGAYDFLPKPFTPDEFRLITKRGIEKRELVLETIALRREKELLQENFAAIISHELKSPLSAVQQNLIRLMQELSDRVNEAQMARLERMKSRINDLLEMIHTWLRAISSDIGSIKENFGPTSVADVISKAVENVLPYAVRKDIEVDTLVGEPLDLVHGDEGTLVEAVVNLLGNAIRYSRSGSRVRVSAEQQADRILVAVQDSGIGIDEAELPYIFGSFYRGRAGAGDEAGAGLGLAITRRIVEAHGGTITVTSRLGEGSTFVIALPAQGSDTGTHHTPEAGGPENPQGGRVT, encoded by the coding sequence ATGGAGATCAAGCCCAGGATACTCATAATAGACGACGAGGAGATCGTGCTGGATTCGTGCAGCCGGATTCTCGAGGGCAGCGGGTACGCCACGAGGACGGCGGCGGACGGCTCGGTGGGCCTCAGGCAGGTGGCGGAGTTCCAGCCGGACCTCGTGTTCGTGGACCTCAAGATGCCCGGCATCTCGGGGTTCGAGGTGTTGGAGAGGATCCGCGCCCTCGACCCCTCAATCGTGGCGATCGTGATCACCGGGTATGCCACGCTGGCCTCTGCCGTGGAAGCCATGCAGAAGGGGGCCTACGACTTCCTCCCCAAGCCCTTCACACCCGACGAGTTCCGCCTGATCACGAAGAGGGGCATCGAGAAGCGCGAGCTGGTGCTGGAGACGATCGCGCTGCGGCGCGAGAAGGAGCTGCTGCAGGAGAACTTCGCGGCCATCATCTCTCACGAGCTCAAGTCCCCCCTCAGCGCCGTCCAGCAGAACTTGATCCGGCTGATGCAGGAACTGTCGGACCGGGTCAATGAAGCCCAGATGGCCCGCCTGGAGAGGATGAAATCCAGGATCAACGACCTCCTCGAGATGATCCACACCTGGCTCAGGGCGATCTCCAGCGACATCGGAAGCATCAAGGAGAACTTCGGCCCAACTTCCGTGGCCGACGTGATCTCCAAGGCGGTCGAGAACGTCCTTCCGTACGCGGTGCGGAAGGACATAGAGGTAGACACGCTCGTGGGGGAACCGCTCGATCTCGTGCACGGGGACGAAGGCACGCTGGTCGAAGCGGTAGTAAACCTGCTTGGCAACGCGATAAGGTACTCGCGATCAGGGAGCAGGGTCCGCGTGAGCGCCGAGCAGCAGGCGGATCGCATACTGGTAGCGGTCCAGGACTCGGGCATCGGCATAGACGAAGCCGAGCTGCCGTACATCTTCGGGAGCTTCTACAGGGGCCGGGCCGGAGCAGGAGACGAGGCCGGAGCAGGACTGGGTCTCGCCATCACCAGGCGAATCGTCGAGGCCCATGGCGGGACAATCACGGTAACCAGCAGGCTGGGTGAAGGCAGCACCTTTGTGATCGCCTTGCCGGCGCAGGGTTCTGATACGGGAACGCATCATACTCCGGAAGCCGGCGGACCGGAGAATCCGCAAGGGGGACGTGTGACATGA